A region of the Zhihengliuella halotolerans genome:
CTGCGTTCGCTCCAGTCCGTCGCCCTCGAGGTCGCGAACTCGCTCTTCCTCGGCGACTATCTCACGAGCGAGGGCCAGGCCGCCGAGGCGGACCTGGCGATGATCGCCGACGCCGGCTTCCGCGTCCTCGGCCGGGAAGAGGGCACGACGGCGGGCGTCGCACCGTGCGCCGGTCACGCGGTGGAGCCGGTCGAACCGGGTGGTCCCGCGGGTTCGGGCGGCGCCGGCTGCTGCGCCTCCGGCGGCGCAGCGGACGACGTCGCCGCGGCGGAGGCCGTCGCTGGCGCGGGATGCTGCGGCACGGGCGCCGCCGAGCCCCTCGGCACCGACACGCCCGCCGTCGCCGGAGTTAGCGCCAACCCGGGCACCCCGGTGCTGCGCCGCCGCGGTGCGGGAACGGCCGCGGCGCCCAACGCATGAGCGGCGCGGACCTGCTGGCGCGCGACGCCGGCCTGCTCTGGCACCCGTACGCCCCGCTGGACGCGGGCGCGCTCTACGGAGTGCTCGGCGCGCGCGGCGCGTGCCTGGACCTCGACAACGGATCGGGGCCCCGAACCGTCGTCGACGGGATGGCGTCTTGGTGGTCCGCGGTGCACGGCTACGGCCACCCCGAGCTCGACGCGGCCGCCAAGGCCCAGGTGGACGAGTTCAGCCACGTCATGTTCGGCGGCCTCACCCACGCCCCGGCGGTCGAGCTCGCCGAGTCCCTGACCCGGATCGCGCCCGCCGGGCTCGAGCACGTCTTCCTCGCCGATTCCGGCTCGATCAGCGTCGAGGTCGCGCTCAAGATCGCCCTGCAGTACCAAGCCGCCGTTCACCGCCCGGCCCGGCAGAGGTTCCTCGCCCTCCGCGGCGGCTACCACGGCGACACCTCGGCGGCGATGAGCGTGTGCGACCCCGTCGACGGCCTGCACTCGGCCTTCCCGGGCCTCGTCGCCGAGCAGGTCTTCGTCCCGCGCCCGCCCGCCGCGCGCCTGCTCGCCCCCGCCGACGGTGACCGCCTCGAGAGCGCGTGGGAGTACGACGACGCCGCGCTGGCCGCGTGGGAGGGCGACCTCGAGCGCATCGCGGCGGCCGAGGAGGGCACCCTGGCGGGCATCGTCGTCGAACCCGTCCTCCAAGGCGCGGGCGGCATGCACTTCTATCCGCCGGCGGCACTGCGCGCGCTGCGCCGCGTCGCCGACCGCTGGGACCTCGTGCTGATCGCCGACGAGATCGCCACGGGTTTCGGCCGCACCGGGCGCCTCTGGGCGTGCGACTGGGCCGGCGTCGTGCCTGACCTGATGTGCGTCGGCAAGGCGCTCACGGGCGGCTACCTCACGCTCGCAGCGGTGCTGTGCCACGAGCGCGTCGCGCGCGCCGTCGCCGCCTCGGAGCACCGCGCCGTCCTGCACGGGCCCACGTTCATGGGCAACCCGCTCGCGTGCCGGGTCGCCGCTGCATCCCTCGGGGTGCTCACCCGTCCCGATCACGACGGCGGCGCCGCAGGCTGGGAGCGCGCCGTCACCGCCCTGCACCGCGGGCTGGGTGACGCACTCGCTCCGGCCCGGGCGCTGGGCTCCGTGCGCGACGTGCGCGTGCTCGGCGGCGTGGGCGTCGTCGAGCTCGACCGGCCCGTCGACGTTCCCGCCGTCACACGGGCCGCGGTCGAGGCCGGCGCGTGGGTGCGTCCGTTCCGCAACCTCGTCTACGTCATGCCGCCCTACGTCGCCACGGGTGAGGAGATCGCCCGGCTCGGTGCCGCCGTCGTGCACGCGGTCGGCGAGGTGCACGGGTGAACGCCCCGGAGCCCGTCGCGGCCGAGGCCGCGGGCGCGATGGGGCGCTGGATCGCCGGGCGGGCGCGGGCGCGCGCGGCCCGCGGGGGCGCCCGGTCGACCCGGGCCGCGACCGGCCTCTACGACCTCGCCTCGAACGACTACCTCTCGCTCGCGCGCGATCCGCGCCTGGCCGCCGCGGCCAGTGCGGCCGAGCGGGAGTTCGGCACCTCGGCCGCGGCCAGCCGCGTCGTCGTCGGCACGCTGCCCGTGCACGAGGAGCTCGAGACGTCCCTCTGCGCGCTGACCGGGCGCGGGCACGCGCTCGCCTTCTCGAGCGGCTACACCGCCAACCTCGGCCTGCTCGGCGCGCTCGGCGGCCCCGGGACCACGATGATCCTCGACGAGCACGTCCATGCGAGCCTCGTCGACGGCGCGCGCCTCTCCCGCAGCCGGACCCTCACCGCCGCGCACAACAGGCACGACGACGTTGCCCGCCTCCTCGCGGCGCGGGACACGCCGCGCGCCGTGGTCGCCGTCGAATCCGTCTACTCGGTGCTCGGGGACGCGGCGGACCTGGCCGGGCTCGCGGCCGTGTGCGCCGAGCACGACGCCGTGCTGGTGGTCGACGAGGCGCACTCGATCGGCGTGCACGGCGCGGGCGCCGTCGCTGCGGCGGGCCTCGCGCACGATCCGCGCGTCGTGACCACGGCGACCCTGTCCAAGGCCCTCGGTGCCCAGGGCGGGGCCGTGCTGGGCTCCGGCGACTTCGGGGCCGCGCTGCGCGAGCACCTCGTCGACTCCGCGCGGACCTTCGTCTTCGACACGGGCCTCGCGCCCGGGCCCGCGGCCGCCGCGGCTCAGGCGGCGCGCATCGTCGCCGCCGACCCCGCGCTGCCGGGTCGGCTCGCCGAGCGCTCGGCGCAGATCGTCGCGGCGCTGGCTCCGGCGACGGGGCTCGACGTTGGCTGCGGCGCCGTGCACTCGGCGCGTGTTGGCTCGGCCGAGGGCGCCGCCGCCGCGGCCGCCGAACTGCGCCGCCGCGGCATCGCGGCCGGCTGCTTCCGCCCGCCCAGCGTGCCGGACGGGATCTCCCGATTGCGCTTCACCGCCCGCGCCGGACAGGAACCGGGCGAGCTGGGCCGGGCGCTCGACGACGTCGTCTCCGTAGTGAGCGGCATCCAACGGAAGGGGATCCCCGCATGAGCGGCGATGACTACCACCGCGTGCGCGAGCCGCGCGCCGTCCGCGACGTGCTGGAGCGCACGGGCGAGTTCGAACCGACCAACGCGCTCACCGCCGTCGTGCCGCTCGGGCCCGAGGCGCTGCGTGTGCTCGCCCGCGTCGGCTTCTCGCTGCCGCCGGTCCTGGCCTCCGCGACGGGCGAGGCGCACCTGCGGGTGCGGCGGCTCGTGGCCGGATTCTTCAGCCCCGGCAAGGTCTCCGCGGTGGCCCCGGCTGTGCGCGCGCTCGCCGCCGAGCGGGCTGCTGCCGTGCGCGAGCGCCTGACCGCGGGGGAGCAGGTCGACCTGGCCGCCGAGCTCGCCGCGCCCATCCCGCCGACGATCATGGCAGAACTGACCGGCACGGACTGCCCCGACCTGGATACCCTCAAGCGCTGGAGCCAGGACTCGTTGGAGCTCTTCTGGGGCTGGCCCGGCGAGGCGCGGCAGGTCGAGCTCGCGCGCAGCGCCGCCGAGTTCTACGCGTGGCTGCGCTCCAGCGTGCGGGCCAGCCGCGGCGGCGACTCGCTCTTCGGGGTGCTGCACGCGGGCGGCCTCGGCGAACGGGAGATCTGCTCGCTGGGCTACTTCCTCGTCATCGCCGGCCAGGAGACCACCGCGCTGCTCATCAACACGGTGCTGTACCGGAGCCTGCGCGACCGCGACGCGTGGGCCGCGTGCCGGGAGATGGACGCGGCGCGGGCGCAGGTGCGGGCCGTGATCGCCACCGAGTCCTCCGTGCACACGTGGCGCCGGCGGGCCGTGACCGACGCGGTCGTCGACGGCGTCGCGCTGCCGGCCGGGGCGGAGATCCTGCTCGAGCTCAGCGGGCACCATGCGGTGCCGGACGGCTCCGGCTACGGGCTCGCGTTCGGGCACGGCGTGCACCGGTGCCTGGGCGCCCGGCTCGCCGAGCTCGAAGCCGGGATCGTCCTGCACGAGGCTGCGCGCGCCCTGCCCGACGCCATCGGGTCCGGCGGCACCCCGCCGTGGCTGCGGTTGCTCTCGTTTCAGGCGCCGCTCGCGGTCGAGGCGCGGGCGCAGGGGCACGACGGCGGCCGCGAGCACGCGGGCGCCGGTGCCGGTACCGCGGGGGTGTGCGCATGATTCTCGTGATCACCGGGACGGACACCGGGGTCGGCAAGACGGTCGTGACCGCGGCGCTCGCCGCGGCCCACCTCGCGGCCGGCCGGACGGTCGCGGTCTACAAGCCCGTGCAGACCGGGGAACCGGCGGCGGGGGAGAGCCGCGGCGGCGACATCGGAGAGGTCGAGCGGCTCGCCGGGGCCGGCGTCGTGCTGGCGGAGGGGGCCCGCTTCGCCGAGCCCATGGCGCCGATGGCAGCGGCCGCCGCCGAGGGTCGCGCGCTGCCCGGGTTCGAGGAGCACGTGGCCGCGATCGGCCGCCTGCGCGCGCGGGTCGACGTCGTGCTCGTCGAGGGGGCCGGCGGGCTGCTCGTCCGGCTCACCGCGGCCGGACACACGATTGCGGACGTGTGCCGCGCCGCCGACGGGCGGCTGGTCGTGGTCGCCCGGGCCGGCCTAGGGACCCTCAACCACACGGAGCTCACGCTCGAGGCGGCCGCAGCGCGCGGGGTGCCGGCCGCCGGCGTCGTGCTGGGCGCGTGGCCGGCGGACGCCGGGCCCATCGAGGAGTCGAACGCGGACACGCTGCGCCGAGTGTGCGCAGCCGCGGGGGTCGGCTGGTGGGGCGCGTTGCCCGAGGGGTCGGGTGCCTGGGACGCCGACCGATTCGGCGCCGCGGCGGTTGGCTGGTTCGGGGGAGTACGTGGGAGAGACCCGGTGCCGGCGGGGGCGGTAGCCCAGCCGAATGTGTGAACCCCGGAGTCCTCGAACCAACGGAAGAACTCGCATCACCCGCGCCGCTCCGGTAAACTCGGCTCGTAAGAGCCCCTGACTCTTACGTTCCAGTGCGCCCGATTCGCGTCGATGGCCACGAGCAAGAGGCCCAGGGGCTTACGTGTGTCCGGTTCGACCGGAACCCGGTTCCGCGCCGCGCCGCACCAGAGTGGCCGGCGCAACCAAGGACCGGACGCTGACCCGATGCAAGGGGAGGATCCCATGCCAGCAATCGTGATCGTAGGCGCCCAGTGGGGCGATGAAGGCAAGGGCAAGGCCACCGATCTCCTCGGTGGACGAGTCGACTACGTCGTCAAGCCCAACGGCGGCAACAACGCCGGCCACACCGTCGTCGTGAACGGCGAGAAGTACGAGCTCAAGCTCCTTCCCGCCGGCATTCTGTCCCCGAACGCCACCCCGATCATCGGCAACGGCTGTGTGGTGAACCTGGAGGCCCTGTTCGAGGAGATCGACGGGCTCGAGGCCCGCGGCGCGGACACGTCCAAGCTGCGCGTCTCCGCCAACGCACACCTCGTGGCCCCGTACCACCAGACCATGGACAAGGTCACCGAGCGGTTCCTCGGCAAGCGCGCGATCGGCACCACCGGGCGCGGCATCGGCCCGGCCTACATGGACAAGATCGGCCGCCTCGGCATCCGCGTGCAGGACGTCTTCGACGAGTCCATCCTGCGGCAGAAGGTCGAGGGCGCGCTGCGCCAGAAGAACGAGCTGCTGCTGAAGGTCTACAACCGCCGCAGCGTCGAGGTTGAGGAGATCGTCGAGTACTTCCTCTCCTACGCGGAGCGGCTGCGCCCGCTCGTCATCGACTCGACCTTCGTTCTCAACGAGGCCCTCGACGCCGGCAAGGTGGTCCTCATGGAGGGCGGCCAGGCGACGTTCCTGGACGTCGACCACGGCACCTACCCGTTCGTGACCAGCTCGAACCCGACCGCGGGCGGCGCGTCCGTGGGTTCGGGCATCGGCCCCACGCGCATCAACCGCTCCGTCGGCATCATCAAGGCCTACACGACGCGCGTCGGCGCGGGCCCGTTCCCGACCGAGCTGTTCGACGACTGGGGCATCTACCTGCAGAAGACCGGCGGCGAGTTTGGCGTGAACACCGGCCGCCCGCGCCGCTGCGGTTGGTACGACGCGGTCCTGGCCCGCCACGCTTCGCGCGTGAACGGCTTCACCGACTACTTCCTGACGAAGCTGGACGTGCTCACCGGCATCGAGCAGATCCCGGTGTGCGTGGCCTACGACGTGGACGGCGTCCGCCACGACGAGATGCCCATGACGCAGACCGACTTCCACCACGCCAAGCCGATCTTCGAGTACTTCGACGGGTGGACCGAGGACATCACCGGCGCCCGCACGCTCGAGGATCTGCCGGAGAACGCCCGGAAGTACGTGCTCGCACTCGAGGAGCGCTCCGGGGCGCGGTTCTCCGCGATCGGCGTCGGCCCGGACCGCGAGCAGACGATCGTTCGCTACGACCTGGTCGAAGCCTAGGAATCTCCTTTGAGAGGCCGTGTCCCCTTTGTGGGGCACGGCCTTTTCCGTACGCTCGCGAGGGTAGTCTTGTCAAGGACTCGGATTAAGGATGCAGCTATGGGGGAGATCCAGCTTCGTCGACTCGTGACGGCTGACGATGTCGTGCTGCGCGCGGCGACGCACGCCAACATGAACTGGCGCGGCCGAGAGCGGTTCTCCTACCGGCAGATCGACACCCAATCCCATTTCCGGCAGTACTGCCGCCTCGACCCCGAGCGCGGGGACTTCGGCTTCGTCGCCGAGATTGACGGCCAGCCCGTCGGTGTCGTCTGGTGCCTCTTCCTCGACGCCGACCACCCCGGGTACGGGTACATCGGCGACGGCGTCCCCGAGCTGAGCCTCTCTGTCTGGTCCGGCTACCGCGGTGCGGGCCTCGGGCAGCAGCTGCTCAGCCGCGCGCTCGACGCCGCCCGGAAACAGCGCATCGCCCGCATCAGCTTGAGCGTCGAGGCCGCCAACGTGTCCGCCGTGCGCCTCTACCGGCGAGTCGGCTTCCGCCCGTCCCCCGAGGCGATCGACGAGGGAACGTACGTCATCGAGCTCTCCTCCGTCGCGGTCCGCCCCGAGCGGCCGAGCGAGAAGGACCGCGTCCGCGAAGTCGTGTCCGCCGCGTTCGCGACGGAGGCGGAGGCCGACCTGGTCGACGCCCTCCGGCGCGAGCCCGAGTGGATGCCCGGGCTCGCGTGGGTCGGCGAGGACCCCGAACGCGGAATCGTCGCTCACGCGCTGCTGACGCGCTGCCGCATCGGCGAGGCCGACGCCCTTGCACTGGCCCCGTGCGCCGTGGATCCCGCCGAGCAGCGCCGCGGGGTCGGCACCGCCGTGATCAGCGGCGCGCTTGAGGCGGCGCGCGAGCGGGGGGAACGCTACGTCGTAGTCCTGGGCCACTCGGCGTACTACCCGCGGTTCGGATTCCGCGCGGCGTCCGCCTTCGGGGTGGACATCCCGGGCGGAGCGCCCGACGGTGCCCTCATGGTGCTGGACCTGGGCGGCGCGTGGGACGTTCCGGCGGGGACCGTCGAGTACGCCGCGCCGTTCGGCCTCTGAACTCCGCGCCGGCGGTGGCTAGGATCGGGTCATGAGATCACCGATCCCCGATTACCTGACAGAGGTCCTCGACTCGACCCGGGAGGACGCGAGCGGGAACGTTGCCGACTACATCCCGGAACTGGCGCGCGCGAACCCGGACGTCGCGGCGATCGCCCTCGCCACGGTCGAGGGCTCGGTCTACTGCGTCGGCGACGCGGAGCAAGAGTTCTCGATCCAGTCGATGTCGAAGCCGTTCACGTACGCGCTGGCCCTGGCAGATCGCGGGATCGAGGCCGTCGGGGAGCGCATCGGCGTCGAGCCCTCGGGCGAAGCCTTCAATGAGATCTCCCTCGAAGCCGGCACCGGCCGCCCGCTGAATCCGATGATCAACGCCGGGGCCATCGCTGCGCACTCCCTCGTCCGCGCCGATTCGGCGGCCGAACGCGATCGCCGCGTGCTCGAGCACTACTCGGCATTCGCCGGCCGGGAGCTGGGCATCGCGGAGGAAGTCTTCGAGTCGGAGCAGTCCACGGGGCACCGCAATCTCGGGCTCGGCCACCTCATGAAGTCCTTCGGGATCATCGACGACGACCCGGTCGACGTCGTCAACGGGTACATCCGCCAGTGCTCGGTGGCCGTCACGGTCCGAGACCTGGCGCTCATGGCGGCCACGCTCGCGAACTCGGGAGTCCAGCCGGTCACCGGGCAGCGGGTCGTCGACGCGTACGCGACCCGGCACGTGCTCAGCGTGATGACGAGCTGCGGGATGTACGACGCGGCGGGCGACTGGCTGACGACCGTGGGGATTCCAGCCAAGAGCGGCGTTGCCGGCGGCATCATCGGCGTCCTACCCGGGCAGGTCGGCGTCGCCGTCTTCTCCCCGCGGCTCGACGCGCACGGCAACAGCGCTCGCGGCATCCGCATGATGGAGCGGATCTCCCGGGACCTGGGCATGCACCTCATGGAGGCGACGCGCCCGTCCCGCTCGGCGATCCGGGACCACCGGGTCGAGACCGTGCGGGGCGAAGACGTCACGGTCTACGAGCTCCAAGGC
Encoded here:
- the bioD gene encoding dethiobiotin synthase, coding for MILVITGTDTGVGKTVVTAALAAAHLAAGRTVAVYKPVQTGEPAAGESRGGDIGEVERLAGAGVVLAEGARFAEPMAPMAAAAAEGRALPGFEEHVAAIGRLRARVDVVLVEGAGGLLVRLTAAGHTIADVCRAADGRLVVVARAGLGTLNHTELTLEAAAARGVPAAGVVLGAWPADAGPIEESNADTLRRVCAAAGVGWWGALPEGSGAWDADRFGAAAVGWFGGVRGRDPVPAGAVAQPNV
- a CDS encoding glutaminase, yielding MRSPIPDYLTEVLDSTREDASGNVADYIPELARANPDVAAIALATVEGSVYCVGDAEQEFSIQSMSKPFTYALALADRGIEAVGERIGVEPSGEAFNEISLEAGTGRPLNPMINAGAIAAHSLVRADSAAERDRRVLEHYSAFAGRELGIAEEVFESEQSTGHRNLGLGHLMKSFGIIDDDPVDVVNGYIRQCSVAVTVRDLALMAATLANSGVQPVTGQRVVDAYATRHVLSVMTSCGMYDAAGDWLTTVGIPAKSGVAGGIIGVLPGQVGVAVFSPRLDAHGNSARGIRMMERISRDLGMHLMEATRPSRSAIRDHRVETVRGEDVTVYELQGDLVFVSTESLIRHAVENPPTTSVVAFDMHRVDEISDVAKKMSAEAARRMKLDGHRVVLIDPNEVLPSFELGDGTTPEYFASVADIDVGR
- the bioA gene encoding adenosylmethionine--8-amino-7-oxononanoate transaminase produces the protein MSGADLLARDAGLLWHPYAPLDAGALYGVLGARGACLDLDNGSGPRTVVDGMASWWSAVHGYGHPELDAAAKAQVDEFSHVMFGGLTHAPAVELAESLTRIAPAGLEHVFLADSGSISVEVALKIALQYQAAVHRPARQRFLALRGGYHGDTSAAMSVCDPVDGLHSAFPGLVAEQVFVPRPPAARLLAPADGDRLESAWEYDDAALAAWEGDLERIAAAEEGTLAGIVVEPVLQGAGGMHFYPPAALRALRRVADRWDLVLIADEIATGFGRTGRLWACDWAGVVPDLMCVGKALTGGYLTLAAVLCHERVARAVAASEHRAVLHGPTFMGNPLACRVAAASLGVLTRPDHDGGAAGWERAVTALHRGLGDALAPARALGSVRDVRVLGGVGVVELDRPVDVPAVTRAAVEAGAWVRPFRNLVYVMPPYVATGEEIARLGAAVVHAVGEVHG
- a CDS encoding GNAT family N-acetyltransferase → MGEIQLRRLVTADDVVLRAATHANMNWRGRERFSYRQIDTQSHFRQYCRLDPERGDFGFVAEIDGQPVGVVWCLFLDADHPGYGYIGDGVPELSLSVWSGYRGAGLGQQLLSRALDAARKQRIARISLSVEAANVSAVRLYRRVGFRPSPEAIDEGTYVIELSSVAVRPERPSEKDRVREVVSAAFATEAEADLVDALRREPEWMPGLAWVGEDPERGIVAHALLTRCRIGEADALALAPCAVDPAEQRRGVGTAVISGALEAARERGERYVVVLGHSAYYPRFGFRAASAFGVDIPGGAPDGALMVLDLGGAWDVPAGTVEYAAPFGL
- a CDS encoding cytochrome P450, with amino-acid sequence MSGDDYHRVREPRAVRDVLERTGEFEPTNALTAVVPLGPEALRVLARVGFSLPPVLASATGEAHLRVRRLVAGFFSPGKVSAVAPAVRALAAERAAAVRERLTAGEQVDLAAELAAPIPPTIMAELTGTDCPDLDTLKRWSQDSLELFWGWPGEARQVELARSAAEFYAWLRSSVRASRGGDSLFGVLHAGGLGEREICSLGYFLVIAGQETTALLINTVLYRSLRDRDAWAACREMDAARAQVRAVIATESSVHTWRRRAVTDAVVDGVALPAGAEILLELSGHHAVPDGSGYGLAFGHGVHRCLGARLAELEAGIVLHEAARALPDAIGSGGTPPWLRLLSFQAPLAVEARAQGHDGGREHAGAGAGTAGVCA
- a CDS encoding adenylosuccinate synthase, producing MPAIVIVGAQWGDEGKGKATDLLGGRVDYVVKPNGGNNAGHTVVVNGEKYELKLLPAGILSPNATPIIGNGCVVNLEALFEEIDGLEARGADTSKLRVSANAHLVAPYHQTMDKVTERFLGKRAIGTTGRGIGPAYMDKIGRLGIRVQDVFDESILRQKVEGALRQKNELLLKVYNRRSVEVEEIVEYFLSYAERLRPLVIDSTFVLNEALDAGKVVLMEGGQATFLDVDHGTYPFVTSSNPTAGGASVGSGIGPTRINRSVGIIKAYTTRVGAGPFPTELFDDWGIYLQKTGGEFGVNTGRPRRCGWYDAVLARHASRVNGFTDYFLTKLDVLTGIEQIPVCVAYDVDGVRHDEMPMTQTDFHHAKPIFEYFDGWTEDITGARTLEDLPENARKYVLALEERSGARFSAIGVGPDREQTIVRYDLVEA
- a CDS encoding aminotransferase class I/II-fold pyridoxal phosphate-dependent enzyme, with protein sequence MNAPEPVAAEAAGAMGRWIAGRARARAARGGARSTRAATGLYDLASNDYLSLARDPRLAAAASAAEREFGTSAAASRVVVGTLPVHEELETSLCALTGRGHALAFSSGYTANLGLLGALGGPGTTMILDEHVHASLVDGARLSRSRTLTAAHNRHDDVARLLAARDTPRAVVAVESVYSVLGDAADLAGLAAVCAEHDAVLVVDEAHSIGVHGAGAVAAAGLAHDPRVVTTATLSKALGAQGGAVLGSGDFGAALREHLVDSARTFVFDTGLAPGPAAAAAQAARIVAADPALPGRLAERSAQIVAALAPATGLDVGCGAVHSARVGSAEGAAAAAAELRRRGIAAGCFRPPSVPDGISRLRFTARAGQEPGELGRALDDVVSVVSGIQRKGIPA